In Nostoc sp. GT001, a genomic segment contains:
- a CDS encoding ATP-binding protein: MHSMTNANNLNLRLESTLQELPLWSVYIEADSPANDLNTLFKQETLLPGIILVKNHDYLGMISRQRFFEHMSRPYSFPLFSKRPAINLINFLQPDVCIISEDTLIVEANKIALQREPQFVYEPILIETQLGSYKLLDFHHLLLAYSQIHILTLAQLEKVEEQSRIAKVGFRTLKNNYARLIQNEKMAALGQLVAGIAHEINNPVNFIAGNLVYAINYTQDLLQLISLYQHHYPAPVAEIKAAIAEMELEFLTADYLKLLDSMKFGTERIQEIVLSLRNFSRLDESDKKIVDIHEGIDSTLIILQSRLVNQQTGQIITIDKEYGNLPLVECYAGLINQVFMNILSNAIDAIFESFESVYSTLKSPVIRIRTEVTDNRQVVIRIADNGTGIPKDIQKRLFDPFFTTKPVGKGTGLGLSISYQIVVEKHCGQLQCISTIKEGTEFIITIPIELNS, encoded by the coding sequence ATGCATAGCATGACAAATGCTAATAATCTGAACTTACGATTAGAATCTACTTTGCAAGAATTACCACTTTGGTCTGTTTACATCGAAGCAGATAGTCCAGCAAATGATTTGAATACACTCTTTAAGCAAGAGACTTTACTACCAGGAATTATCCTGGTGAAAAATCATGACTATCTGGGGATGATTTCCCGGCAAAGATTTTTTGAACACATGAGTCGTCCTTATAGTTTCCCACTATTTTCTAAACGACCTGCAATCAATCTGATTAACTTTCTTCAGCCAGATGTATGTATAATTTCTGAGGATACGCTCATTGTAGAAGCAAATAAGATAGCATTGCAGCGAGAACCTCAATTTGTATATGAGCCGATTTTAATAGAAACTCAGTTAGGTAGTTATAAGCTACTCGATTTCCATCATTTACTTTTAGCGTACTCTCAAATTCATATTTTAACATTAGCTCAACTAGAGAAAGTAGAAGAACAATCTAGAATTGCTAAAGTAGGGTTTCGTACCCTTAAGAATAACTATGCGCGATTAATTCAGAATGAAAAAATGGCGGCTTTGGGACAACTCGTTGCTGGTATTGCACACGAAATCAATAACCCTGTAAACTTTATTGCTGGCAACCTTGTTTATGCGATTAACTACACCCAAGATTTACTACAATTAATTAGCCTATACCAACACCATTATCCTGCACCAGTGGCAGAAATTAAAGCTGCGATCGCAGAAATGGAACTAGAGTTTTTAACTGCTGATTACCTCAAGCTTCTTGATTCTATGAAGTTTGGTACTGAACGTATCCAAGAGATAGTTCTTTCATTACGCAATTTCTCTCGCCTCGATGAATCTGATAAAAAGATAGTTGATATTCATGAAGGTATTGATAGTACTCTAATAATATTACAGAGTCGTCTAGTAAATCAGCAAACAGGTCAGATAATTACTATTGATAAAGAATATGGAAATCTCCCTTTAGTAGAATGCTATGCTGGGTTAATAAATCAAGTATTTATGAATATTCTATCCAATGCAATTGATGCTATCTTCGAGAGTTTTGAATCAGTTTATTCAACTCTAAAATCACCTGTAATTCGTATTCGTACTGAAGTCACAGACAATCGGCAAGTAGTTATTCGCATTGCCGATAATGGTACTGGAATTCCCAAGGATATACAAAAGCGATTATTTGACCCTTTCTTCACTACTAAACCCGTTGGTAAAGGCACTGGGTTAGGGCTATCTATCAGCTATCAAATTGTTGTAGAAAAACATTGTGGTCAACTGCAATGTATATCTACCATAAAAGAAGGAACAGAATTTATTATTACAATTCCTATCGAACTTAATTCCTGA
- a CDS encoding type II toxin-antitoxin system HicA family toxin, with protein MSRLTPISWRNLVKRMQELGFEGPYAGGKHPQMRRGDVTVIITNPHEGDISVGLLSRLLRQAGVSREEWLGE; from the coding sequence ATGTCTAGATTAACCCCTATTTCTTGGCGTAATTTAGTAAAACGTATGCAAGAGCTAGGTTTTGAAGGCCCGTATGCGGGAGGAAAGCACCCACAAATGCGGCGAGGTGATGTTACTGTAATTATTACCAATCCTCATGAGGGTGATATTAGTGTGGGTCTATTATCGCGGCTATTGCGACAAGCTGGAGTTTCTCGTGAAGAATGGTTGGGTGAGTGA
- a CDS encoding type II toxin-antitoxin system HicB family antitoxin produces the protein MLASYIDQAMELALYEIIEDDQTYWGEIPSLQGVWANHQTLEGCRRELREALSDWLALRLHLGLTIPLIAGINLNELTKPV, from the coding sequence ATGCTAGCAAGCTACATTGACCAAGCAATGGAACTAGCGCTTTATGAGATCATTGAAGATGATCAAACTTATTGGGGTGAAATTCCAAGCTTACAAGGAGTCTGGGCAAATCATCAAACTCTAGAAGGATGTAGGCGAGAGTTAAGAGAAGCTTTAAGTGACTGGCTGGCGCTACGGTTACATTTGGGGTTAACGATTCCTCTAATTGCTGGTATCAATCTCAATGAACTGACCAAACCTGTATAA
- a CDS encoding ATP-binding protein, with product MLKQLILENWKSFRYAELPLDPLTVLIGTNASGKSNVVEALEFLQRIARGENIEAALAGDKTLTSIRGGLEWAVFKPETKFTLNALVQGEDEKTDYLYVIQTQIISEVKVIEEYIDRQNLNEDHTIKYVEKFTVKKIDLNTKSGMKEPGNYFDFKDIVSNHIYLSTDEEGRIILGKELQERYFPLKIKAINCVVSTLKEILILNPIPSKMREYSRLSDTLESDASNIAGVLAALSEEHKTEVESTLSSYIKDFPEGDIQKLWAEKVGRFGTDAMLYCQEEWKPGHIIEIDARTMSDGTLRFIAIITALLTRPEGSQLVIEEIDNGLHPSRAELLVRILREIGSKRKIDILITTHNPALLDALGPEIVPFVVVAHRDSKTGESKLTLLEDIENLPLLLASGSLGKLATKGAIEKSLSDNK from the coding sequence ATGCTTAAGCAACTCATCTTAGAAAATTGGAAAAGTTTCCGTTACGCCGAGCTTCCACTTGACCCGTTGACTGTTCTTATTGGTACAAATGCAAGTGGTAAATCTAATGTGGTTGAAGCTTTAGAATTTTTACAACGAATTGCTAGAGGTGAGAATATTGAAGCAGCTTTAGCAGGAGATAAAACACTTACATCTATTAGAGGTGGCTTAGAGTGGGCTGTATTTAAACCTGAAACAAAATTTACATTAAATGCTTTAGTTCAGGGTGAAGATGAGAAAACAGACTACTTGTATGTTATACAAACACAAATAATAAGTGAAGTCAAAGTTATAGAAGAATATATTGACCGTCAAAACTTAAATGAAGATCATACTATTAAGTATGTAGAAAAGTTTACTGTAAAAAAAATAGATTTAAATACAAAAAGTGGCATGAAAGAGCCAGGAAATTATTTTGATTTTAAGGACATTGTATCTAATCATATATATTTAAGTACGGACGAAGAGGGAAGGATCATTTTAGGAAAAGAACTTCAAGAGAGATATTTTCCCTTAAAAATTAAAGCTATCAATTGTGTTGTTTCCACTCTAAAAGAAATTTTGATTCTGAATCCTATTCCCTCGAAAATGCGGGAGTATTCACGCCTATCTGACACTCTTGAAAGTGATGCCTCCAATATTGCTGGTGTATTAGCAGCATTATCTGAAGAACATAAAACTGAAGTAGAATCCACTCTATCTAGCTACATCAAAGATTTCCCGGAAGGTGATATTCAAAAACTATGGGCAGAAAAAGTTGGTAGATTTGGTACTGATGCAATGCTTTACTGTCAAGAAGAATGGAAACCTGGTCATATCATAGAGATTGATGCTAGAACTATGTCCGATGGGACTTTACGATTTATAGCAATTATTACAGCACTACTCACTAGACCAGAAGGTAGTCAACTAGTAATTGAAGAAATAGATAATGGGCTTCATCCCTCGCGTGCAGAATTACTGGTAAGAATACTGCGAGAGATTGGCAGCAAAAGAAAAATTGATATTTTAATAACTACCCATAACCCAGCTTTGCTTGATGCTTTAGGCCCGGAGATAGTTCCTTTTGTAGTTGTAGCACACCGCGATTCTAAAACTGGAGAAAGCAAACTTACACTTTTAGAAGATATTGAAAATCTTCCTCTTTTGTTAGCATCGGGTAGTTTAGGCAAACTAGCAACTAAAGGTGCAATTGAAAAGAGCCTTTCTGATAATAAATAA
- a CDS encoding alkaline phosphatase — MESHHPLKLNRRQFLLHSAITAGGIISTNFVAKSPVFGEAPAIITSDRMRPSIPYGVASGDISNDSIVIWSRSDRPAKMIVEYSTSESFRNVQRVVGSNALKNSDFTARLYLKNLPSDQKLFYRVIFQDLDYQRTYSAPFYGSFQTPPKSGRDIFFVWGGDTAGQGWGINPDFGGMKIYETMRQLHPDFFIHSGDNIYADGPIQSEVTLDDGTIWKNITTPEKSKVAETLTEFRGNYIYNLLDENIKRFNAEVPILAQWDDHETTNNWYPGEFLSDERYTVKDVNLLAQRARQAFLEYLPIGYESNNPEQAKIYRSFNYGPLLDIFMLDERTYREPNSPNNQSVPSKETDFLSKKQVQWLKRQLLSSKATWKVIASDMPLGLIIRDGSTDFEAWANGDGPALGRELELADLLRFIKNKKIQNVVWLTADVHYAAAHYYDPAKAQFTDFKPFWEFVAGPLNSGTFGPNQLENTFEPQLVFQSLPPGTKANRPPSEGLQFFGGVKIDGNTKVMTVTLRNLAGKIVYSVDLPPEK; from the coding sequence CTCTGATAGAATGCGCCCTAGCATACCTTATGGTGTAGCAAGTGGAGATATATCTAACGATAGCATTGTGATTTGGAGTCGGAGCGATCGCCCCGCCAAAATGATTGTAGAATATTCTACCAGCGAATCTTTTCGCAACGTGCAGCGAGTTGTCGGGTCCAATGCTTTAAAGAATAGCGACTTCACAGCACGACTTTATCTGAAGAATCTACCATCAGACCAAAAATTATTTTATCGGGTGATTTTCCAAGATTTAGATTATCAACGCACCTACAGCGCTCCTTTTTATGGTAGTTTCCAAACTCCCCCCAAATCTGGACGAGATATATTCTTTGTTTGGGGTGGCGACACCGCCGGTCAAGGATGGGGGATTAATCCTGATTTTGGTGGAATGAAAATTTACGAAACTATGCGCCAACTTCATCCCGACTTTTTCATCCATTCTGGCGATAATATTTATGCTGATGGCCCGATTCAATCAGAAGTAACTTTAGACGACGGCACAATTTGGAAAAACATCACCACACCAGAAAAATCCAAAGTAGCAGAAACTCTCACAGAATTTCGTGGCAACTATATTTACAATTTGCTGGATGAAAACATCAAGCGTTTCAATGCCGAAGTTCCCATATTGGCGCAGTGGGACGACCACGAAACCACAAATAACTGGTATCCTGGTGAATTTCTAAGCGATGAGCGTTATACAGTTAAGGATGTTAACTTGCTAGCTCAAAGGGCAAGACAAGCCTTTTTAGAATATCTGCCTATTGGATATGAAAGCAATAATCCAGAGCAAGCGAAAATTTATCGCTCTTTTAACTATGGCCCATTATTAGACATTTTCATGTTGGATGAGCGCACCTACCGGGAGCCAAATTCCCCCAATAATCAGTCAGTACCAAGTAAAGAAACAGACTTTTTGAGCAAAAAACAAGTGCAATGGTTGAAAAGGCAATTACTGTCATCAAAAGCAACATGGAAAGTGATTGCTAGTGATATGCCTTTGGGGCTGATAATTCGAGACGGTAGCACTGATTTTGAAGCTTGGGCGAATGGAGATGGCCCAGCTTTAGGAAGAGAATTAGAACTTGCCGATTTACTACGATTTATCAAAAATAAAAAGATCCAGAATGTTGTTTGGTTAACTGCTGATGTACATTATGCAGCAGCGCACTATTACGACCCCGCTAAAGCACAGTTTACCGACTTTAAGCCTTTTTGGGAGTTTGTTGCCGGGCCGCTTAACTCTGGCACATTTGGGCCTAACCAATTAGAAAATACCTTTGAGCCACAATTAGTATTTCAAAGCCTTCCTCCAGGTACGAAAGCAAATCGACCGCCAAGTGAAGGTTTGCAATTCTTTGGAGGAGTTAAAATTGATGGAAATACAAAGGTAATGACGGTAACATTGCGTAACTTGGCTGGGAAGATTGTTTACAGTGTAGATTTACCGCCAGAAAAATAA